The Nitrospira sp. sequence AACCATCCACTCATGAGACTGTTCTCCCGATAACGCGCTTCTGTTCATTTTTCGGAACAACGCACAGCAGTCATAAGGACTGACATGAGTCAGTCCTCAGCACAGTGAGCCTTCGCGTGACGGAGCGGTAGGCAGGGCCGCTTTTCTCTCATGGCTTGGAGAAAAGCGGCCTAGAGCAGCTAGGTTTTGGCAAAGGGCTTCTTGCCCCTGGTAAACTTGTTCACCACGGTGTCCTTGCGCTTCATCACCTCCATCTCCAGTGCTTCCCAGTCGAGCTCGGTTTCTTGTGCCTTTGGGAACATTTCCCCTTCTTCTTCCTCGACATGATGCTTGACCAACTCTCCCAGGACTTTGAACTTGGCCTGAAAGGCTTCATCCTTCGGTTTGAGCTTCTTCAGCTCCTTGATGAGAACGTGAACGAGATGGTGCTCCTCGATCGCCTCGTTCATCTGTTCGTCATCGTCGATGGCCTCGCGAATTGCCGGGTAGATGAGCTTCTCCTCCAAATCGGCATGGACCTCGAGTTCCATAATCGCGGTGGCGGCGATGTCTGCTTGCTCTTTCCTCTCCGCTGATTCGAACTCTTCGAACAACCTTTTCACCTTCTCATGGTCCTCTTTCAACATCTCAATCACGCCGGGTACGACTGCTGTTCTGCCTGACATAGCGACCTCCTTTTGTAAACAATACTTGTCCAACGTAATGGACTTCGGACCGGTGTCCTACTAGGAAAGAGCATAGGAATGCCGATGGAACAAAGCCTCGACACTCAAATGCACGGCAGGGGCGATTCGTATGTGACCTCGTCCTTTGGTTTCTTTCCAAACAGTTCATGTATGCGCGTCGTTACTTTTTATTCAAATTCTTAAGGAGACCGGCGAGGCGTCCATTCCGGTCTTTGGGACGGCAGGAAACCATGGGATGCGGCTGGTATCGAGGAACGGCTTGTTTCCTGACTTTATGGCAGGACCTCTAGCGGCCCTCCATGTGTGCCTCTTATTGGCGCCGCGCTTGGATGACTTCTTGGCAGGCATGACTGCATCCTCTCAGGAAAGCGGACTGGTCCATGGCGGAGCTTGAGGGTGGCGCCGATCCAGGGATTCACCGTACCTCTTGGGCGTCGGCATGTTGGCAGCCTCTGTCTCAGACGGCTGATCCTCTGGCTCCCCCCACTTCGTTACCCATTAAGTGAGACAGTCGTATCGACATGCTCTTGAAGCACTCTCTATTCCTCGATGTGTTCTTCGGGGACGCCCAGAGAAGAAGCGATCGTTTTCGCCTTGGCAAGGTGATCTTTCATCACTGGTACAGCGTCAGCTGCCCATTGACGAACCGCTTGATTCTTTTCGTCGCGTGCGCGCTGTTCGAGCTCCTTCATTTCCATCGCATGTTCCTGCAATATCAGGGCGATATAGGCGCGATCAAACCCCTTGCCTGATGCTCTGTCGAGCTGAGCTTTCATCGCGGTGTGCGACTCGCTCGATTGGTTTACCAGCTGAAGTCCTCCCTTGGAGGCCAGCTGCTGAACCTCTTGTCGAGCCTTTTGATGGTCGGCCACCATCCGGGCGCCGAACCGTTTGACTTCCTCACTCTCAGCCTTCTGCGTTGCCAAGTGGCCAAGGTCGATTTCCTGCTGCTGACCAGTGGCGGTTTTTTGTAGGAATGCTTCGGTGGTTTGTAGGGGAACGTCGGGAGCGGCCGTAACCCAGGAGGTTGACAGGATGACAACAGCAACCCCACATATGATCGATGCGATGGGATGAGACATAGCGCCCTCCTCATGTTGAGATGTATAACGATGACATGGTGGTGGCTGCTGCTGTATGGCGACCTCCATGACATGGTCGCATTCAATCGTAACGGACTGCGATTGGGGTTCGTACTAGGAAGGCCCTTAGGGGAACGAGATGAGCAGCTGGATGTCACGACCTGGCAAGGCAAGGAACCATGGCTACGGGTTTATGACCTGGGCCAGGAATTGTCTCACATATGTGAGACGCTACGAGAGAGGATGAAGCCCAGCCTACTTAAAGAGCGCGGAATGAATGGCCTGGTAGAAGTCCTCCGGCGAGGCTTCCTTCGTCAGGTAGGCCGACGCGCCTGCGGCTTTCATGTCACGGGCGACTGCGCCACTTGGGTAGACCGAGAGCCCGATAATGATCACCTGGGGCTGCGTCGTTTTGATCCACCGCGTCGCATCGAGGCCATTCATTCTGGGCATGTCCCGATCCATGAGGATGACATCTGGCTGTAGTTGTTGTGCCAGCACGCAGGCCAACTCCCCGTTCTCTGCTTCGCCGACAACCGTGAACTCATCAGAGGAATTGACCATGTCCCGCAACTCCTGGCGGATCAGACGATGGTTCTCGACCACGAGCACGCGAACGGGCTGGGATGGTGTTCTCCCGGTGTTGACGGAAGCTGGTGTGCGTTGCACAGTCATAGACATCTGGACCGAAGGTGACCCATCCGTAGACTCCATGAGCTTAGCGGACTCCGAGTAGGAATTATGCTCGGACATACCCTAGGGAGGGAATATGACCTTGAGTGGTTAAGACGAAGTGAGGCACAAGGCAGTGAAAGCATCTGGAACGGGACATTCACCGTGCCAGCGATTTCACGACCTTACCGGCCTTTGCACGGGAATCGATGATTGTTTGCGCCGCGAGGAGGGCGGCCGTCGTGGCTTCACTGGGAGAATGAAAAATTCCTTTAGGGTAACCTCTTGTGGACGGCGAGGCGTGTGTCCTGTCTCTAAAATGACGTATTCGCAGACCCAGTTTCCGCCCTCCTGTTGGCCAGAAGTCAACACGATCTGGCGCCCTTGATAGTTTTCCAGTATGGGACATGCCGTTGGCATCACACTCCATGGTTGTCTTCCTCATAATGAGCGTGTTCGAACACGTTAAGGTCGATGCGCTTATTTAGTCGAACAGTATCGTTCTGCTCTGTGTTTTCTGCTTCTCCTGCGCTCTCCTCAATCATCAAGTTCAATGAAGGATCATTTCTCACGCTCATACGATAGCGTGGATATGCCATCCATTCAGCCAGAGCTATCCCTCAGTGCCCATCCCTGGGGCAGCCATTCCTTCCTTCCACTTCCCATGCATTGTCCCAGTGTAGATCTACTCGGAGGTTCGCTACGATCCGACAAAGAAGCTTAACAAAAAGTGAGTAGGTCATATCCGAGGAAAAGAGAAGGCGAGACGAAGATCCTTCAAACGTGCGCATTGATGATGGTCGGTGGAATCGTCTTTTTCACCGGCGGAACATTACAAGCCCAGTTGGGTAGTGGAACTTCAGGTGGTTCGGGAGGAGCGATAGGACAAGGAGGCCCCGAGATCACGAGACCGGGAAAGGGCGGGGATGCAACAAGGGGAGGATCAGGAAGTGCGCCCGATTCGAGCAAGACTAATCCCGGTATTGGAACCACTGGGGGGAGCGATACTGGAACAGGGTGTGCATCAGGGAACAGGGGCTCAACTGGTGGTACGAGCACGCCCGGTAGTGCGGGTTCATCCGGTGGCACGGGATCGAGTGGCGGTATGGGTTCGTCTGGTGGTGTGGGTGGCGGCGGAAAGTAGAGTGTGTCTTTGAGTGAACACGAAATGGACTTATATGAGTGAAGTCTCCTTGCTTTCCCGCTATCTCGTGGAACCGGCATGCCCACGTCATGGACATAAGGCTTCATTGGCTTTGCAGCAGCAGGGGAAAGGGAAGGTCAGCCGATTGCGCCGACGATCAAGCAGGCGGAAGAAAACGCTGAAATCACGTCAAAACGAAGAGGTTTGAGGTTCGTCTCCAAGTACAGCTGGAAACTTCGCGGCAAGCATAGCGAGGTAATGTTGAATGGTCTCACGTTCTCTTTTATTAAGCTCGTCGGGGTTCGTGCCGATAACGATCAAGCGTTCAGCAGCGATCGCAAATTGCCGGATCTCGTCACGTATCGATTCCATGAGCGAACGTCCTCCTGCACAATGAAGCGTGAATACGCCACCTAGGCTGGTGGCGATTAAGCCTGAGAAGGGCATATATCAGCAATCAGGAATTTCCTGAGTTTCCTACATTATTATACTGGGACGGTAAGGCACTATCAGTTCAAGATGGTGGACCCTGCCCACGTCGTGGGCTATGGTTCCCTACCCTGTATGCAGCGCCAGGAGAAAAGGAAAGCGGTGGGACGAGAAATACAAACGCAGGAGTGGGGTCGCGGGTGAAGGACCTAGGCACGCAGATGAAAATTGTCGTCGGGCACGGGTCCGAAGTGCTTCCAATTGGAATCGATCCACGCCTTCCCAGCCTCGATGGCTCTCACATGGGCTTCGTCCTCGGATCGCGCAGTGATGGCGAGGGTCGGTAACGTCTTGGGATGGTCAGACCCATCCTCCGGCGCCGGCCACACCCGCGTTTCAACGGTCCAACTGCCGGGTCCCTCGACAGCCGCCGTCGTCATGATTTTTCTCCCTTTGTAGCCCGTCTCCATGGCTCTCTCCATGCCCTAGGACCAAGGGACTCCGTCAAGCCAACAAATTTTAAGCGTACGTAATATTCAGGACAATTAGAGAACAACATTAAGGAGAAGTAGTGATTCCAGGATTGATCTATGAGGCAATTTAGGACAGTTTCTCGGCGATGGTGATCCCTCCATCGGAACCTATTCGAACTCGCATTGCTGGATGTGCTAAAACAGCCGGAATAACCGTGTTCTCCATATAGAGCTGAAGTGTCCTTATGGAGCGCAGATCGTCCAGGAACTCCCGATTGAACTGCAATTGCCAACTGTCCTTGCCGTTGTTAAAGGCGAAGAGCGTGAGGAAGTCTCCTCCGATCTTGACATCATGGAACAGGTTCTCAAGGGAGTCTTGTATGATTCGTCTCTTTTCCAGGTCCAATGCTTTGTGATCGTCGCTCATAGTGATCTCGACGTGCAAGGCACGTCCTATTTGGCTTTCGTCAAGAGGGTTTTCAGTTTCTCGTACCCCGGTGCTTCGGGATGGCAATAATACTCCGTGAGGGACCCATTGCCGTTCCTGATCGAGATGCGAAAGCTCTTTCCATGAGCCTCGATCTTCACCGCCTCGACAATGTTGAGATAGAGATCCTGATTCACCTGGACGATGTTATCCACCTGCGGTCCTCCATTGAGAGAGCACTTCAGCCGACTATGTAGAAACAAGGTCTTTACAGATAGTAATTACCGACTAATCCTTGGACAGTGTCGAGTGCGGTCGTATGGGCTTCATCTTCGGATTGGCCGGATGCTCCAATCGTTTGCAGCACAGTAGGAAATGGGTAATTGATTTGGGATGAAGTCGTACTATGCGGCGTAATGAGTTGGATCTTCCTTGCACAGCTTCAGGACTATCCAAGGCCCGTGTTCTTGTCCGTCGAATGACGCTCGCCCTAGTGGAATAAACTGTAGGTCCCGAATTTCTTACCCGGTTCCTCTCGGCTGGCTATTAGGGATAGGATGTCTTGTAGCGCTTTGAGATACCCGGCACGCCAATATGCACAGTCTGTTGGGTCCGCATGTTGGTGCAGCGACTCGACTTCCTCAGAAGCCCCATGCATCTGGGTCCAGCGTTCGAGCGCGGCTGCGGACTCTTCGATCAGGACACAGACTACACAATCATCCTTAGGCATGCGCGACGATACCCCCCACAGGACCATTCTTATCAGGCCCTGAATACCTCTCTGTGCGCCAGGACATATGAGAAGCAGTGCGGTTCTACCACAGGGCGTTGGAGATTCGGAATATTTCTGAGGAAGAAAAACAGACGTACGGGATGAGGCCATTCGCTGCGAGCCCTAGGCCATAAAGGGACCTAGGGATCAAGGTGGTGGGTGGGGAGAACAGCAGAAAATAGTACCGCTACTTTCTAGGAACAACACCCTGCCACTCTCTTCTCTCAAACATCCGTGCCGGTAAGTAATCTCCTGCATAAAGGGCTGTCCACCGCTCGTACGGGAGCGCTTTGGATCTGTGTATCCCTCCATCGCTCTACATGTCTTCTATAATACCGGCTATTTCCTTCTCATCGGGAGTGGCACCCTCCTAAACTCCCGTTAAGAAACCGCACCTTCGGACTCTTTGGAGCAACCCGATCAGGCGTTTAACGCGCGGCGACGGCCTGAGATCTTTGGAGAGACAAACTCTTGTGGCGATTATTCGAAATGGTGCGGTCGATAATGGCGCCGCAATTGATGCATTTCCATGCATAAAACGCGAAAAAGAAATCTGAGAACCGCTCTAACATCATCATCCCCTTGCATTTTGGACATTCCATTGATTCCTCCTAGGTTGATTGCGTTGACGGCTGATTGCAAACATAAGCAAGAGCTGCACCAAATGGTGCCATTCAATATGGCACGTATTTACACTATACGTAGTATAACTTGGGTATAAAGTGTCATGAGCTTGACGGTGTACAAGCGTTGAAGCCGTCAATGTTTTGTCAGGGTGCGGGAAGGAAACGTGGCGGAGTCTTTGCTGGAAGGTGGTTTCCGGAACGACAGATTGCTGATGTTCGGTCCTTCGTGACTTGTCCAGGATTGGATCGGCACGGCGTAGCTAGCGTTCCGTGGCGACCCTCGATCACCTGATCGGTCGAAACGAGATAAATATAGGTCCGGCGTTTCTTGTCGAAATGGCGGACCACTTGCAGCCACGTCCGGTTGCGTGTCATCGAACGCTGGGACGTCACACACACGAACAGAGAGTTGCCCTGCGAACAAGACGGGCTACATGCCCGGTAGGCATTCGCTTTCTGCGCAAGCTAGGAGTATCATTTATGAACGTCTCACATTCGTCGTGTGATCAAGCCGGTAATGGCGTGAGGCGCTCTACGGGAGAGATCCTGTCGGATTGTCCTGAATGTACTCACAAGTTAAAAACTTATATCGAAGCGGCATCCTGAGTCATAGGGATCAGCGGGGCCTTATTCTTATCAATCGCAATCGACACCTATGGGCTTTGTACCAGTGATGATATGGAAGAGAGGTGACAAGCTATGATGCCATGGATTATCGAACCGTTCTTGGTGGCGGCCATTATAGGACTAATGTATTTGGTGGTATCAAAATGGCGGAGTTGGATGGAGTGACTGATAATGACTCGGAGGGGAGACCTGAGCATGAATGTGAATAGGCACGAGAGTCGTATCGTAAAGTGGTAGCTCTCCCGAGCCTTTCTGACGAAACTGTCATTCCGGCAAATAGAGTGCGTTTCCCGTCCTAGTCCCGCGTTTCAATACGAGCTCTTCACCCCGTACCTGTCTCATCATACCCACTAATGCGAAGATCCATTGCCTTGTCTCCAGCCCGACACGCTCCAGTATATTTCAGCGGGCGCCTTCCATTTTTTACGGTTGTCTCAATCAAGGCATTGCGGCACTCGTGTGTAACTGCCTATACGCCTAGAAACCCAGGGCCCAGCAAGCTCTGTTCCCAACAGAAGAACATATGATTGCAGAGATGACAGCATCAGTAGCATTCATTCCGGTTGTCCGTATAGAAGAAGCCGCTTAGAAGGGCCAAAACGGCTTACGACCCGTGAACATCAATAGTTGTTTCGTCATGGGTATGTTGGCAAACGGTGGATTCATATTCACATGTACCCCCGTTGCTGATTCGGAATAGAAAGTGTTGAAAAGTCCTACCTACACACAAATATTGACGCTGAACATGTAAATAGGTACATTGCCGTTGCCCATCTGCAGTGTTTCGGCTAAAAGATAGGAGAGATGACCATGAGTCACACAGGTAAATGCCCTCACTGCAATCAGATCCTACAAAAGGTCGGATTTGAGCAGCTTCCTATCCACCAAGGCAATCAGAAAAAATGGATCGGCGCAAGCATGGTTTGTCCTTTCTGTCAGAGAATTTTGAATGTTTCCGTTGATCCGATTGCGTTAAGGAACGACATCGTCAATCAAGTTGTCGATCACTTGAAGAGAGAAAAGTAGGACTCCTCAAGACCGCGTTCTGAAACCGTTGCAACAGAGGGCCGCAAGGTGCACCGTGCTGCATTACGCATTCCCTCGCCAGCCACCCAACCGAACCGGCGCATCCTCCGCTCTTAGGAAAAGTGTTCCATAAGGGGTTTGCAACACCAGGATCAAAACGGCGGTAGGAGGAGTTAATGCGCCAGCTCATATCGGATCATGCTGAGTATTTCCTCCATGCCAAAGGGCTTGCGAAGTGTTTGACGGGCACCCAATAGCCTGGCGGTACTGAGTAAACTCCGCTCACCATCCATGCCTGAAACGGCAATGACCTTGACGTTCAGGAATTCACGGGTGAGCTCGATGATGGTGTCCAACCCATTCAGCTCCGGCATCAGCATGTCCACCATGACCAGATCCGCCGGTCGCTGACGGTATACCGCCAGCCCCTCCCGCCCGGAAGACGCTTCCACCACCTCATGGCCTGCCGACTGGAGCGTGTTAGCAAGCAACCTGCGAACGGGCGCGGCATCATCAATCACGAGTATAGTGGCCATAGATCTCCCTCAATATTCGTCTTTCTTAAAAGTGTACGTGAAAGGGATGAGGTTTCAACGAAAAGGTGGATTGGTCATGGGATAATATATTGATTAATATTCCTATCTATTTGGTATAATAATTGTGCCGTGAGTCCTGAGGGGGAAGCCGTCCCCCTCATACAATCGACCATCCAGCATGAGGATTGAAACATTTCATGTTGAGTGGCATCTTACCCCACGCGGATGGGTGCGTGGGAACTGGTCCGCAGACAAACCACTGGCTCTGAAAATCTCTCCCCCCGACGATCGCATTGAGACGTGGGTCAAGATCGAAATCACGCACGACCGCCAATACTCCCGCACACAAATGGAATGGTCGCTGACGTGGACTTCCCCCCAATACAGTGATCTCGTGAAGAAGGCCTTCAGGACAAGCATCCGTGTACCCGCGCCGGAATCTGCCAGTCCACGCATCTCGGTCTGGGAGTTTCCATCAGCCTAAGGTTCTGTCTTCGACTCAGATGCCGGCCCATCCAGTGTGCGTTCGCAGCAACGTTTGTGGATGAGCCCTCATAATCTTGAACGTGTCCGCTTCCAAGCTCTGGATTGAGGCCTGGCAGCACAAGGCGATCATTGGAGATGCAGCAATGATCGTTGTGGCCTGGTGTTCGTAGCGCATAAAGGCCTGGCGAGATTCGATTGACGTAAATGGCTTCGGTCCGCCCGCCGCCCGCACACTCACATAACCGAGCTGACGAGCCCTGGCCGGTAAGGCCGCGAGCCGATCCAGGGAATCATCGACATCAAAGGTGCCATCGCCATACCTGTACTCGGCAGACGAGATGTGCAGCTGCTCTGCGGCTAACAGCGCTGATCCGTCCAGGCCATGGTGCGCCAGTTCATCAAGGGCTGATGATATGGTCAACGGTGGGGGAAGAATCCAGAGACACGATTCTTCTTTAGCCAGGCCCGCGCTCAGAAAGGCTGCAGCGACTGCAACAACTCTGCGGGCTGCCGATAAAACATACACAGATGCGTGGCAATCGAACCAACTATAAACCGAGGATTCTGCGGGTACACAAATGTTTTTCTCATGCTCGCGTTGCTTATTCTATTCGCGAAATCGGACTGGAGGGTCTGGTTTGCCAACAAAACACTCCAACTCATGTACCGGACAAGAATGTCTCATCAGAAATGACTCAGCATCATCGCATGGCCGATGTTGGTCCTTCCTAGACGAACCCACAATCAGGTACCTCATTTCTGGAGAGCACCGCTGATGGGGACGAACTAGCCACTATGTGTTTTCCTAGTAGGATCCTTTCACCACACGGAACTATTCTAAATCCAGCAACCTAATTTTAAGTCGTCGCAGGTTGCTGTCTGCTTGTTCCGGTCCAATCTGGGATGCATTAGATGGCTGTGTGGTGTCTAGACCAGTCTCACTAAATAAGGGGAGGATGTCATGAGAGGAAAAAACCTAGCAACAGTTGGATTATTGTCGATGCTGGCTGCAACCCTGATCTTGAGCCCTTTCGACACCTTCGCAGCAGACCCACAGGGAAACAAGGAGCGCACAAAGGAGAACGCGGTGTCCAAGAGCACGAAGGAAGCGGGAAGTCAGGAGAGAGTGGATGTTATGGAGCAAGTCCCGAAGAAAGGGGCGCAGCCCGACAGCATGACACCCGGAAAAGAGAAAAGAAAGGATGTCATCGAGGATGTCGGCTCCAAAGGTGATGTCTATCCATCCACCGGGGGGTCAACGAGAAAGGATGTCATCGACACGAT is a genomic window containing:
- a CDS encoding hemerythrin domain-containing protein, encoding MSGRTAVVPGVIEMLKEDHEKVKRLFEEFESAERKEQADIAATAIMELEVHADLEEKLIYPAIREAIDDDEQMNEAIEEHHLVHVLIKELKKLKPKDEAFQAKFKVLGELVKHHVEEEEGEMFPKAQETELDWEALEMEVMKRKDTVVNKFTRGKKPFAKT
- a CDS encoding DUF4142 domain-containing protein codes for the protein MEVAIQQQPPPCHRYTSQHEEGAMSHPIASIICGVAVVILSTSWVTAAPDVPLQTTEAFLQKTATGQQQEIDLGHLATQKAESEEVKRFGARMVADHQKARQEVQQLASKGGLQLVNQSSESHTAMKAQLDRASGKGFDRAYIALILQEHAMEMKELEQRARDEKNQAVRQWAADAVPVMKDHLAKAKTIASSLGVPEEHIEE
- a CDS encoding response regulator transcription factor, which encodes MTVQRTPASVNTGRTPSQPVRVLVVENHRLIRQELRDMVNSSDEFTVVGEAENGELACVLAQQLQPDVILMDRDMPRMNGLDATRWIKTTQPQVIIIGLSVYPSGAVARDMKAAGASAYLTKEASPEDFYQAIHSALFK
- a CDS encoding response regulator: MATILVIDDAAPVRRLLANTLQSAGHEVVEASSGREGLAVYRQRPADLVMVDMLMPELNGLDTIIELTREFLNVKVIAVSGMDGERSLLSTARLLGARQTLRKPFGMEEILSMIRYELAH
- a CDS encoding MEDS domain-containing protein; translated protein: MYVLSAARRVVAVAAAFLSAGLAKEESCLWILPPPLTISSALDELAHHGLDGSALLAAEQLHISSAEYRYGDGTFDVDDSLDRLAALPARARQLGYVSVRAAGGPKPFTSIESRQAFMRYEHQATTIIAASPMIALCCQASIQSLEADTFKIMRAHPQTLLRTHTGWAGI